In Halorubrum sp. PV6, a single window of DNA contains:
- a CDS encoding proteasome-activating nucleotidase — translation MTDTVDDVELPYDEGSASRQEKIELLQERLDVLESQNEEMRDKLLDANAENNKYQQKLERLTHENKKLKQSPLFVATVQEITPDGAVIKQHGNNQEALTEITAEMRESLNPDDRVAVNNSLSVVKKLEKETDVRARVMQVEHSPDVTYADIGGLEEQMQEVRETVEMPLEHPDMFADVGITPPSGVLLYGPPGTGKTMLAKAVANETDATFIKMAGSELVHKFIGEGAKLVRDLFEVARENQPAVLFIDEIDAIASKRTDSKTSGDAEVQRTMMQLLSEMDGFDERGDVRIIAATNRFDMLDPAILRPGRFDRLIEVPKPGTEGREIIFQIHTRKMNLASDIDFTELAEMTPEASGADVKAICTEAGMFAIRDDRTEVTLNDFLGAHEKLQQDDETGADDSLAFA, via the coding sequence ATGACTGACACCGTCGACGACGTCGAACTCCCCTACGACGAGGGGTCGGCGTCGAGACAGGAGAAGATCGAGTTACTCCAAGAGCGGCTCGACGTGCTCGAGTCGCAGAACGAAGAGATGCGCGACAAGCTTCTCGACGCGAACGCCGAGAACAACAAGTACCAGCAGAAGCTCGAACGGCTCACCCACGAGAACAAGAAGCTGAAACAGTCCCCGCTGTTCGTGGCGACGGTCCAGGAGATCACGCCCGACGGCGCCGTGATCAAACAGCACGGGAACAATCAGGAGGCGCTCACCGAGATCACCGCCGAGATGCGCGAGAGCCTCAACCCGGACGACCGCGTCGCGGTGAACAACTCGCTGTCCGTCGTCAAGAAATTAGAGAAGGAGACGGACGTTCGCGCTCGCGTGATGCAGGTCGAGCACTCGCCCGACGTCACCTACGCCGACATCGGCGGGCTCGAAGAGCAGATGCAGGAGGTCCGCGAGACCGTCGAGATGCCCCTCGAACACCCCGACATGTTCGCGGATGTCGGCATCACGCCCCCGAGCGGCGTGCTGCTGTACGGTCCGCCGGGCACCGGGAAGACGATGCTGGCGAAGGCGGTCGCCAACGAGACGGACGCGACGTTCATCAAGATGGCCGGCTCCGAACTCGTCCACAAGTTCATCGGCGAGGGCGCGAAGCTGGTCCGCGACCTCTTCGAGGTCGCCCGCGAGAACCAGCCGGCCGTCCTCTTCATCGACGAGATCGACGCGATCGCCTCGAAGCGGACCGACTCGAAGACCTCCGGCGACGCCGAGGTCCAGCGCACGATGATGCAGCTGCTCTCCGAGATGGACGGCTTCGACGAGCGCGGCGATGTCCGAATCATCGCGGCCACCAACCGCTTCGATATGCTCGACCCCGCCATCTTACGGCCGGGGCGCTTCGACCGCCTCATCGAGGTCCCGAAGCCGGGCACCGAGGGCCGCGAGATCATCTTCCAGATCCACACGCGGAAGATGAACCTCGCGAGCGACATCGACTTCACCGAACTCGCAGAGATGACGCCGGAGGCGTCGGGCGCCGACGTGAAAGCCATCTGTACCGAGGCCGGGATGTTCGCGATCCGCGACGACCGCACCGAGGTCACCCTCAACGACTTCCTCGGGGCACACGAGAAACTCCAGCAGGACGACGAGACCGGCGCGGACGACTCGCTGGCGTTCGCCTGA
- a CDS encoding helix-turn-helix domain-containing protein, giving the protein MSATDAATADDDPADRWSDVRDLPPSAKLVAKVLDYNDTLTQSELAEETLLPPRTVRYALSRLEEENAVDARFSFADARKRLYTLSV; this is encoded by the coding sequence ATGAGCGCCACCGACGCCGCCACCGCGGACGACGACCCCGCAGACCGCTGGAGCGACGTTCGAGACCTGCCGCCGAGCGCGAAGCTCGTCGCGAAAGTTCTCGACTACAACGACACGCTGACACAGAGCGAGCTCGCCGAGGAGACCCTGCTTCCGCCCCGAACGGTCAGGTACGCGCTCTCGCGGCTGGAAGAGGAGAACGCGGTCGACGCCCGGTTCTCTTTCGCCGACGCTCGGAAGCGACTGTACACGCTCTCCGTGTGA